The following proteins are encoded in a genomic region of Doryrhamphus excisus isolate RoL2022-K1 chromosome 6, RoL_Dexc_1.0, whole genome shotgun sequence:
- the LOC131130912 gene encoding cholesterol side-chain cleavage enzyme, mitochondrial — MARWSLWRGPSALTVTCLDELMAGGVRRSSSSMPMVRQAFTESSTIIKPFNEIPGLWKNGLANLYNFWKLDGFKNLHRIMVQNFNTFGPIYREKVGYYESVNIINPDDAAILFKAEGYYPKRLKVEAWTSYRDYRNRKYGVLLKNGEEWRSNRVILNKEVISPKMLGSFVPLLDEVGQDFVARVHKKIQRNGQNKWTTDLSQELFKYALESVSSVLYGERLGLMLDYIDPEAQHFIDCITLMFKTTSPMLYIPPSLLRHVGAKVWRDHVEAWDGIFNHADRCIQNIYRQLRQESGQMTKYPGVLASLLLLDKLSIEDIKASVTELMAGGVDTTSITLLWTLYELAKHPNLQEELRAEVAAARVQCQGDMVEILKRIPLVKGALKETLRLHPVAVSLQRYTAEDIIIQNYHIPAGTLVQLGLYAMGRDPKVFFRPEQYQPSRWLRTETHYFRSLSFGFGPRQCIGRRIAEAEMQIFLIHILENFKVEKQRHVEAQSTFELILLPDKPILLTLKPLHSSQ; from the exons ATGGCAAGGTGGAGTTTGTGGCGTGGACCCTCTGCACTCACCGTGACCTGTCTGGATGAGCTGATGGCAGGAGGTGTAcgcaggagcagcagcagcatgccGATGGTCAGACAGGCCTTCACTGAGAGCAGCACCATCATCAAACCCTTCAATGAGATTCCTGGACTGTGGAAGAACGGTCTAGCCAACCTGTATAATTTCTGGAAGCTGGATGGTTTCAAAAACCTTCACCGAATCATGGTGCAGAATTTTAACACTTTTGGACCCATTTACAG AGAAAAAGTAGGATACTATGAAAGTGTAAACATCATCAACCCAGATGATGCTGCCATCCTGTTCAAAGCGGAGGGTTATTATCCAAAAAGGCTGAAAGTTGAAGCATGGACCTCGTACAGAGACTACAGGAATCGCAAATATGGAGTTCTACTCAA GAATGGGGAGGAATGGAGGTCAAATCGGGTCATCCTTAACAAGGAGGTGATCTCGCCCAAGATGCTGGGAAGCTTTGTGCCCTTGCTAGATGAAGTGGGCCAAGACTTTGTGGCCAGGGTTCACAAGAAGATACAACGGAACGGACAGAACAAGTGGACAACTGACCTCTCTCAAGAACTCTTCAAATATGCACTGGAGT CGGTGAGCTCAGTTCTATATGGCGAGCGTCTCGGTTTGATGCTGGACTACATCGATCCGGAAGCCCAGCACTTCATTGACTGCATCACTCTGATGTTCAAGACTACCTCACCCATGCTGTACATACCACCGTCTCTGCTCAGGCACGTTGGAGCCAAAGTGTGGCGGGATCATGTGGAAGCTTGGGATGGAATCTTTAATCATG CTGACCGCTGCATCCAGAACATCTACAGGCAGTTACGTCAGGAGAGTGGTCAAATGACGAAATACCCAGGAGTACTGGCCAGCCTGCTCCTGCTGGACAAGCTGTCCATTGAAGACATCAAGGCCAGTGTCACCGAGTTAATGGCTGGGGGGGTCGATACG ACTTCTATCACTTTGCTGTGGACGTTATATGAGCTGGCCAAACATCCCAACCTCCAAGAAGAGCTGAGGGCAGAGGTGGCCGCTGCCAGGGTCCAGTGTCAAGGAGACATGGTGGAGATATTGAAGCGGATTCCTCTGGTCAAAGGAGCTCTGAAGGAAACACTAAG GTTGCATCCAGTTGCAGTGAGCTTGCAAAGATACACAGCTGAGGACATCATCATTCAGAACTACCACATTCCAGCAGGG ACCCTGGTGCAGTTAGGACTCTATGCAATGGGAAGGGACCCTAAGGTGTTTTTTCGCCCGGAGCAATATCAGCCCTCTCGTTGGCTCAGGACAGAGACCCACTACTTCCGCAGCCTAAGCTTCGGCTTTGGCCCCCGCCAGTGTATAGGACGCAGAATAGCTGAGGCTGAGATGCAAATCTTCCTCATCCAT attctTGAGAACTTCAAGGTGGAGAAACAGCGACACGTAGAAGCTCAAAGCACCTTTGAGCTTATACTCTTACCAGATAAGCCCATACTATTAACTCTGAAGCCCCTGCACAGTAGTCAATAG
- the stoml1 gene encoding stomatin-like protein 1 isoform X1, whose product MFGGKSYQLLPQTDSSKLGTPGLFVSADRFSQHGYHNKGLSFDYIPKVSENDFSDSSQGWLSLLCNVIVIFLVHICTFLTFPITGWFVLKTVPNYERIVVFRLGRVCPPRGPGIVLLLPLIDQWQRVDLRTRAFNIPPCQVNTRDGGLLSVGADIQFRIWNPVLSVVSVQDLNASTRMTAQNALTHSLAKKTVREIQTERVKLGEYLATDINEMTRPWGLEIDRVELTPGSLLKSPEDAPSGPLIVPPSVPGMEGLTGPLQQLAMHFISQSSQSQQGRPTHTIVGVLLFNKIIYFPPLESSVTFIDEQTSGSVEELLHRVKLVLSEALVCQVGACFQFDISSEDGQHHSYYVDLSQGRGAAGEGSLCRQPDVTLTMCKDDLLAMFRGTLLPFSAYNCGRLQIEGDMRTAMKLEELIKLLKK is encoded by the exons atgtttGGGGGCAAGTCTTATCAGCTTCTTCCTCAGACTGATTCGAGCAAGTTGGGGACTCCTGGACTGTTTGTGTCCGCCGACAGGTTCTCACAGCACGGCTACCATAACAAAGGACTGTCGTTCGATTACATCCCCAAAGTTTCAGAAAACGACTTCAGTG ACAGTTCCCAGGGTTGGCTATCATTGCTTTGCAATGTAATTGTCATCTTCCTCGTACACATCTGCACTTTTCTAACCTTTCCTATTACGGGATGGTTTGTATTAAAG ACAGTGCCAAATTACGAGAGGATAGTAGTCTTTCGCCTGGGTCGTGTCTGTCCTCCAAGGGGTCCTGGTATTGTCCTGCTGCTGCCCCTTATTGACCAGTGGCAGCGGGTAGACCTGCGCACCCGTGCGTTCAATATACCTCCATGCCAG GTGAATACCAGGGATGGTGGCCTCTTGTCTGTAGGAGCAGACATTCAGTTCAGAATCTGGAACCCAGTCTTGTCAGTGGTGTCAGTCCAGGACCTGAACGCCTCTACCAGAATGACAGCACAGAACGCTTTAACTCATAGCCTGGCTAAGAAGACAGTCAGAGAGATCCAAACGGAGAGAGTGAAGCTGGGAGAATATCTGGCT ACAGACATCAATGAGATGACTCGACCATGGGGACTGGAGATAGACAGGGTAGAACTTACCCCTGGCTCTCTTCTCAAATCACCTGAGGATGCACCCTCTGGACCCCTCATTGTTCCTCCCTCTGTACCAGGCATGGAGGGTCTCACAGGCCCCCTTCAGCAGCTTGCCATGCACTTCATCAGCCAAAGCTCACAATCTCAGCAAGGTAGGCCGACACACACAATTGTTGGAGTGCTGCTGTTTAACAAAATCATATATTTTCCCCCTTTAGAGAGCAGTGTCACCTTTATAGATGAGCAGACGTCAGGCTCTGTTGAAGAGCTGCTCCACAGGGTCAAGCTTGTCCTCTCTGAAGCTTTGGTGTGCCAGGTGGGCGCCTGCTTCCAGTTTGACATCAGCTCAGAAGATGGACAGCATCACAGCTACTATGTGGATTTGAGCCAAG gCCGCGGTGCAGCTGGAGAGGGGTCACTGTGCCGGCAGCCTGATGTAACACTGACGATGTGCAAGGATGACCTTCTGGCCATGTTCCGTGGCACGCTGCTACCATTTTCTGCTTACAACTGCGGTCGACTTCAAATTGAGGGGGATATGAGGACGGCTATGAAGTTGGAGGAACTCATAAAGCTGCTTAAGAAATAA
- the stoml1 gene encoding stomatin-like protein 1 isoform X2, whose amino-acid sequence MFGGKSYQLLPQTDSSKLGTPGLFVSADRFSQHGYHNKGLSFDYIPKVSENDFSDSSQGWLSLLCNVIVIFLVHICTFLTFPITGWFVLKTVPNYERIVVFRLGRVCPPRGPGIVLLLPLIDQWQRVDLRTRAFNIPPCQVNTRDGGLLSVGADIQFRIWNPVLSVVSVQDLNASTRMTAQNALTHSLAKKTVREIQTERVKLGEYLATDINEMTRPWGLEIDRVELTPGSLLKSPEDAPSGPLIVPPSVPGMEGLTGPLQQLAMHFISQSSQSQQESSVTFIDEQTSGSVEELLHRVKLVLSEALVCQVGACFQFDISSEDGQHHSYYVDLSQGRGAAGEGSLCRQPDVTLTMCKDDLLAMFRGTLLPFSAYNCGRLQIEGDMRTAMKLEELIKLLKK is encoded by the exons atgtttGGGGGCAAGTCTTATCAGCTTCTTCCTCAGACTGATTCGAGCAAGTTGGGGACTCCTGGACTGTTTGTGTCCGCCGACAGGTTCTCACAGCACGGCTACCATAACAAAGGACTGTCGTTCGATTACATCCCCAAAGTTTCAGAAAACGACTTCAGTG ACAGTTCCCAGGGTTGGCTATCATTGCTTTGCAATGTAATTGTCATCTTCCTCGTACACATCTGCACTTTTCTAACCTTTCCTATTACGGGATGGTTTGTATTAAAG ACAGTGCCAAATTACGAGAGGATAGTAGTCTTTCGCCTGGGTCGTGTCTGTCCTCCAAGGGGTCCTGGTATTGTCCTGCTGCTGCCCCTTATTGACCAGTGGCAGCGGGTAGACCTGCGCACCCGTGCGTTCAATATACCTCCATGCCAG GTGAATACCAGGGATGGTGGCCTCTTGTCTGTAGGAGCAGACATTCAGTTCAGAATCTGGAACCCAGTCTTGTCAGTGGTGTCAGTCCAGGACCTGAACGCCTCTACCAGAATGACAGCACAGAACGCTTTAACTCATAGCCTGGCTAAGAAGACAGTCAGAGAGATCCAAACGGAGAGAGTGAAGCTGGGAGAATATCTGGCT ACAGACATCAATGAGATGACTCGACCATGGGGACTGGAGATAGACAGGGTAGAACTTACCCCTGGCTCTCTTCTCAAATCACCTGAGGATGCACCCTCTGGACCCCTCATTGTTCCTCCCTCTGTACCAGGCATGGAGGGTCTCACAGGCCCCCTTCAGCAGCTTGCCATGCACTTCATCAGCCAAAGCTCACAATCTCAGCAAG AGAGCAGTGTCACCTTTATAGATGAGCAGACGTCAGGCTCTGTTGAAGAGCTGCTCCACAGGGTCAAGCTTGTCCTCTCTGAAGCTTTGGTGTGCCAGGTGGGCGCCTGCTTCCAGTTTGACATCAGCTCAGAAGATGGACAGCATCACAGCTACTATGTGGATTTGAGCCAAG gCCGCGGTGCAGCTGGAGAGGGGTCACTGTGCCGGCAGCCTGATGTAACACTGACGATGTGCAAGGATGACCTTCTGGCCATGTTCCGTGGCACGCTGCTACCATTTTCTGCTTACAACTGCGGTCGACTTCAAATTGAGGGGGATATGAGGACGGCTATGAAGTTGGAGGAACTCATAAAGCTGCTTAAGAAATAA
- the ccdc33 gene encoding transposable element Tcb2 transposase isoform X5: MVSQSSSEAYTNMGKTSDLTAVQKATIDTLHKEGKTQKVIAEKVGCSQTSVSKHINGEAKGRKNCGRKKCTSDRNHRALVKIVKKNPFKNVGEIHKDWTAAGVSASRSTTKRRMKDMGFNCRIPRVKPLLNKKQREKRLTWAKEKKSWTAAEWSKVMFSDESKFSISFGNRGPRVWRKRGEAQDPRCLKSSVKFPPSVMVWGAMSSAGVGPLCFLRSKVNAAVYQQVLEHFMLPAADLLYGDGDFTFQQDLAPAHSAKSTSAWFKDHDISVLNWPANSPDLSPIENLWGIVKRKMQNARPKNAEELKATIKATWALITPE, encoded by the coding sequence ATGGTCTCTCAGTCCAGTTCtgaagcttacacaaacatggggaagacttcagatttgacagctgtccaaaaggcaaccattgacacattgcacaaggagggcaagactcaaaaggttattgctgaaaaggttggctgttctcaaacttctgtgtccaaacacattaatggagaggcaaagggaaggaaaaactgtggtaggaaaaagtgtacaagcgataggaatcaccgcgccctggtgaagattgtgaaaaaaaacccattcaaaaatgtgggggagattcacaaggactggactgctgcaggagtcagtgcttcaagatccaccaccaagagacgcatgaaagacatgggtttcaactgccgcatacctcgtgtcaagcctcttttgaacaagaaacagcgcgaaaagcgtctcacctgggctaaggaaaaaaagagctggactgctgctgagtggtccaaagttatgttttctgatgaaagcaaatttagcatttcctttggaaatcgaggtcccagagtctggaggaagagaggagaggcacaggatccacgttgcttgaagtctagtgtgaagtttccaccatcagtgatggtttggggtgccatgtcatctgctggtgtcggtccactctgtttcctgagatccaaggtcaacgcagccgtctaccagcaagttttagagcacttcatgcttcctgctgctgacctgctttatggagatggggattttacgttccaacaggacttggcgcctgcacacagcgccaaatctaccagtgcctggtttaaggaccatgatatttctgttctcaattggccagccaactcgcctgaccttagccccatcgaaaatctgtggggtattgttaagaggaagatgcagaatgccagacccaaaaatgcagaagagctgaaggccactatcaaagcaacctgggctctcataacacctgagtag
- the arih1 gene encoding E3 ubiquitin-protein ligase arih1, giving the protein MDSDEGYNYEYDDEEEECSEDSAEEEPEDDTLELGEVELVDPVVAGGERDECGDTVGGGQGPGEEEEEDYRFEVLTAEQILQHMVECIKEVNEVIQNPATITRILLSHFNWDKEKLMERYFDGNLDKLFSECHVINPSKKPRIRPPINTRSSAQDMPCQICYLNFPNSYFTGLECGHKFCMQCWGDYLTTKIIEEGMGQTISCPAHSCDILVDDNTVMRLITDSKVKLKYQHLITNSFVECNRLLKWCPAPDCHHVVKVQYPDAKPVRCKCGRQFCFNCGENWHDPVKCKWLRKWIKKCDDDSETSNWIAANTKECPKCHVTIEKDGGCNHMVCRNQNCKAEFCWVCLGPWEPHGSAWYNCNRYNEDDAKAARDAQERSRAALQRYLFYCNRYMNHMQSLRFEHKLYAQVKQKMEEMQQHNMSWIEVQFLKKAVDVLCQCRSTLMFTYVFAFYLKKNNQSIIFENNQADLENATEVLSGYLERDISQDSLQDIKQKVQDKYRYCESRRRVLLQHVHEGYEKDLWEYIED; this is encoded by the exons ATGGACTCAGACGAGGGTTACAACTATGAATACGACGACGAAGAGGAGGAATGTAGCGAGGACAGCGCTGAAGAGGAGCCCGAGGACGACACCTTGGAGCTCGGCGAGGTGGAGTTGGTCGATCCCGTGGTGGCCGGTGGGGAACGAGATGAGTGCGGCGATACTGTCGGAGGCGGCCAAGGCCCCggcgaggaagaagaggaggactaCCGCTTCGAGGTTTTGACTGCTGAGCAAATTCTCCAGCATATGGTGGAGTGTATCAAGGAGGTCAACGAGGTCATCCAg AATCCTGCAACAATTACACGCATACTTCTTAGTCACTTCAACTGGGATAAGGAAAAACTCATGGAAAG GTATTTTGATGGCAACCTAGACAAACTTTTCTCAGAGTGTCATGTCATCAACCCCAGCAAGAAACCCCGCATCCGTCCTCCGATCAACACTAGATCATCTGCACAGGACATGCCGTGTCAAATCTGCTATCTAAATTTCCCCAACTCT tattttaccgGCCTGGAGTGTGGACACAAGTTCTGCATGCAGTGTTGGGGTGATTACCTGACTACTAAAATCATAGAAGAAGGGATGGGACAG ACCATTTCTTGTCCTGCTCATAGTTGTGATATTTTGGTTGATGACAACACAGTCAT GCGACTCATAACAGATTCAAAAGTGAAGTTGAAGTACCAGCATTTAATTACAAATAGTTTTGTAGAG TGTAATCGACTGTTAAAGTGGTGCCCTGCACCAGACTGCCATCATGTCGTCAAAGTCCAGTATCCAGATGCCAAACCAGTGAGGTGCAAGTGTGGCCGTCAATTCTG CTTCAACTGTGGCGAGAACTGGCATGATCCTGTCAAGTGCAAG TGGCTGAGAAAGTGGATCAAGAAATGCGACGATGACAGTGAAACTTCAAACTGGATTGCTGCAAATACAAAG gagtgtccaaagtgccatGTGACAATTGAGAAAGATGGCGGCTGCAATCACATGGTTTGTCGGAACCAGAACTGTAAAGCTGAGTTCTGCTGGGTTTGCCTGGGTCCATGGGAACCCCATGGTTCTGCTTG GTACAATTGCAATCGTTACAATGAAGACGATGCCAAGGCAGCCAGAGATGCTCAAGAG CGCTCCAGGGCAGCCTTGCAGAGGTACCTGTTCTACTGCAACCGCTACATGAACCACATGCAGAGCCTGCGCTTTGAGCACAAGCTGTATGCTCAGGTCAAGCAGAAAATGGAGGAGATGCAGCAGCACAACATGTCCTGGATCGAGGTGCAGTTCCTGAAGAAGGCGGTGGACGTGCTCTGCCAGTGCCGCTCTACGCTCATGTTCACTTACGTATTTGCCTTCTACCTCAAGAAGAACAACCAGTCAATTATTTTTGAG AACAACCAGGCAGACCTGGAAAACGCCACTGAGGTTTTGTCTGGCTACCTAGAACGAGACATCTCCCAGGATTCCTTGCAGGATATCAAGCAGAAAGTACAAGACAAGTACAG ATACTGCGAGAGCCGGCGAAGAGTTCTGCTACAGCACGTGCACGAAGGCTACGAGAAGGACTTGTGGGAGTACATTGAGGATTGA